TGGACGATGGGCCCCAACTCAGCGCGCGACGCCGAGACGAGCGTCCGCCAACCGGCCACGTGCATCGCGAAGGCCAGAGGCGGGGGATCCGACGCAGGCGCGGAGTCGCAAGGGCAGGTCGCCCCATGCTTCCACCGGTCGCTCAGTCCCGATGTTTCACGTGAAACGTTGAGGTCCCTCTGCGCCCGCTGCACTTGGCGGCGCCAGTGTGATCCATTGCTCGTCACCCCGGACCCCCAGGCGTCGATTCGTGGCAGGGATCCCCTCGTTCTTCGTCGACCCGCCCGTACGAAACACCTCCACATCGCGCGCGCGAGAAGCCCGAGCACGGAGGCGGCCTTCACCACAGCGCCGAGCCGGAGCCCCCGGGACTCCGGCGCCACCACCAGTGAAGCCCTTCTCGGCGCGGTGCCCCTTGAGAACGACGAAGGTCATCGCGAGCACGCGCCCTCCCGTATCGAACACACCGAACCCTCGCCGCTCAGGTCCGAAGAGGATGGTTGATGCGGTCAGCCGCTCCTGTCGTGCCGCTCCGCCACCCGAGTCGCGCGCCACGACCGCCCTCCGGTCCGACTCCTCGATCTGTCGCACGTCCCGTCGTGAAAGGGCGCGTCCACCCAGCTCCGAAAGCGCATCGACGCCCGCCGTTGTGCGGTCAGCTGCGCGCCCGTGGAGTGCGCCACCACGACCCTGCCGTCCCTCTCGAGGGACGCTCGACGAGGATCATCGCTCGGCCGCACATCCTGTCCGCACCCGATCCCACCAGTCTGGCGGCGTGGCGGCGTCCGAGCGGTCGGGGATTCGCCGCGCGCCTGGGGGAGTGGCACATCCGCTCATCGATTGGAGGGTCGGCTGCAGCGGGTACCTTCATCTCCGCGGCTGCACCGCTCCGTTCAGGGATCGATGCGGTTGGCACCTCAGAGGTGGCCCCATCCGGTCGGAGCCGGCGCCCGCGATTGCGTCGATCCGACGTTTCACGTGAAACATCCCGCCTCCTCTTCAGAAGTGGCAGGACAGCGGTTCCCGATTGTCCCCCCAGGCACCGTGGATGACGCGACCACCGCAACGACACGTGAAGGTGTCCCGGCACGGGCAGGGGGCGCGGCGTCCGCTTACGACTCCGTCATGATCGCTCGGGTCACGCAAGAGCCCGACGGCGCAGATCGCCGACTCCGACTGCCCACAATCCACAGTGTGCCCGGCACGGGCGACCCCGCCGGTGACGCGATTGCCGAACCGAGGCTCGCATCGCCGCAGCCGATGCAATCACCCCAAGCCCTCGTGCTGCGTTCCCGGCGCGAACCGCACGCTCACGCCGTCGACGCATGCGGGAGCATCCGACGCCGGACACGTCTACCGCAACCGGCTCAGCGGACACCCTCTCCGGACACCCGGTTCGAGCTGCCGCGCTGACAGGTCAGGTGAGACGTCACTCGGCGGCACGATCCCGCTGCATGGGCGAAGCCGCGACCCGCTCGACGAGCGATGGCGGACGCGACTCCAGCAGCAGGTGTGTGGTCGCCCCCGAAACGGCACAAGGGGCGTGCCGCCACCGCTTCGGTTACCGGATCGCGGCGGGGTCCATCTTCCTGTCCATCCGTAAGGCTCCGCCCGACCCGTCTCCGTTCACTTCGCTCAGTCGACGAGCGGAACTCCGAGCTCCCGCGTCCCACACGGCGGCGCCCTGTTTCACGTTCGCTTCGCTCAGTCGACGAGCGGAACCGGGAGCGCCCGCCGCGCGGCTTGGCATGAGCCGGGGGACTACCTGTCGGCCGACACCGTGGGGGATGTTTCACGTGAAACATCGCGGGCGAAGAAGGGCGCCGGCGGAACCGGCGAGCGGTGTAGGCCGCGTGGCCGGACCGGAGAGCATGCAAATACCCGATGGTCATTGAAAGAGGAGCCGACCGATCGGTCACAGCCGGCGACCGAAAGTCTCGACTACGCCCTTCGGGCTCCGCTCGACCCGTCTCCGTTCGCTTCGCTCAGTCGACGAGCGGAGCCGCGGACCCCCGTCTCATGGATTGGGCCATGCAGCCGTGGGACTGCCTCTCGGCCGAGCCAGCGGGGGATGTTTCACGTGAAACGTCGCCAGGGAGAGGGCGTCGGCGGCGAAACGGCGAGCGGAGTAGGTGCGTGGTCCGGACGGGAGAGCGTTCAACTACCGGATCGTCACTGAAAAAGGAGCGACCGATCTGTCACAGCCGGCGACCGAAGGTCTCGACTCCGCCCTTCGGGCTCCGCTCGACCCCTCTCCGTTCGCTTCGCTCAGTCGACAAGCGGAACCGGGAGCGCCCGTCTCATTGCTTCGGCGTCCTCTCTTGCCTGTTGGCTGACGCGCCGGTGGTCTGTTCCACGTGAACGCCAAGCGGACCACAACGACTCCCAAGAGCCCGTCCGAACCGACGCGGGGGAGGGGATCACCTGCCGCTCCTGGCCGGGAAAGGTCTCGGCTCCGCCCTTCGGGCTGCGCTCGACCCGTCTCCGTTCGCTTCGCTCAGTCGACGAGCGGGAGCCGGGTCTGCCGTGCAGCCGCCTCGGCTCGGTCGGCCCGAGAGACTCCCACCTGCCGCGCAGCGGTCATGAGCCAAGGGGAACCGCGATGCGACGTTTCACGTGAAACGCCCGTCGGCCTCAGCCAGCGTCGAGCGCGCGGGGCGCAGCTGCGGTCACCGCCGGCTCAGGCCGCGCGGACGAGAGCGCGGACGACGCGCGTCTCCTCGGCCAGGACGCCCTCGCCAAGGACCTCCACACGCACGTCGGAGAGCTTGAACTTCCGCACCTGCTTGGCCGCCGCCTCGATCTCGGCCTCGGCATTGCGGCCCTTGAGCAGGATCAGCTCACCGCCGTCGCGCACCAGGGGAGCGGTCCAGGGAATGAGGGTGCGCAGCGCCGAGACGGCGCGCGCCGTCACCGCGTCGAGCAGCCCCTCCACGCCGGCCTCCTCCGCTCGGGCGCGATGCACCGTCACGTTCGACAGGCCGAGCGACGACACCTGCTCCTCGAGCCACGCCACGCGGCGCTCCATCGGCTCGATGAGCTCCCATGTCACATCCGGTCGCGCGATCGCCAGCACGATGCCCGGCAGACCGGCACCGGAGCCGACGTCGCCGACGCGGCCGCCGGCGGGGAAGAGGGGAGCGGACACCGCGCAGTTCAGGATGTGTCGCGTCCACAGCCGCGGCAGCTCCTGCGGCCCGATCAGCCCGCGCTCCTCGCCGTGCGCCACCAGGGCCGCCGCGTACGAGCGAGCGAAGTCGATGCGATCCCCGAACAGCGTCGCCGCGATCGCCGGTTCTGGCTCGACGGGGGAGACCTCGGGCGCTTCGCTCATCGCGTGGCCATCCTTTCGACGCGTTGCGGTCGCGCCGGGATCCCCACGCGACCGTTCGGGTGCTCGATCAGCCGAGCCGGGTCAGCCGCGGCGGATCACCGTGTGGCGGTCGGCGCCCTCGCCGTACGACTCCGACACGAGGCCGCGGGCGGCCACCACATCGTGGACGAGCTTGCGCTCGTACGACGACATCGCGGGCAGCGACGCCTGCGAGGCGCCCTCGTCCAGCTTGGCCACGGCCGCGTCGACGAGCTTCTCGAGCTGACGCTGGCGGGTCTCGCGCGATCCGCCGATGTCGAGGATCAGTCGCGAGAAGCGCCCGGTCTCGCTCTGCACCGCGAGGCGCGTGAGCTCCTGCAGCGCCTGCACCGTGTCGGGGTCCGCGAGGCGGTGCAGCGATTCGTCGTCCGACTCGACCGAGACGTAGGCACGGCCGGCGCGCACGTCGAGGGTCAGGTCGCCCTCGATGTCGGCGATGTCGAGCAGGCCCTCGAGGAAGTCGGCGGCGATATCGCCCTCACGCTCGAGCTCAGCCTCGGTGGGCTCCTCGGTGTGGGTCGCGGGGGTGGTGTTCATCATCTACCTCTGAAAAGTCCTGATCAGGACGGAGAATCCGTGCCGGGCTGCGGGTTCTGCTTCTGCGCCTGCTTCTTGGCGCGCTGCTTGCTCAGCGGCTGCTGGCGCT
This genomic interval from Microbacterium sediminis contains the following:
- the rsmG gene encoding 16S rRNA (guanine(527)-N(7))-methyltransferase RsmG — encoded protein: MSEAPEVSPVEPEPAIAATLFGDRIDFARSYAAALVAHGEERGLIGPQELPRLWTRHILNCAVSAPLFPAGGRVGDVGSGAGLPGIVLAIARPDVTWELIEPMERRVAWLEEQVSSLGLSNVTVHRARAEEAGVEGLLDAVTARAVSALRTLIPWTAPLVRDGGELILLKGRNAEAEIEAAAKQVRKFKLSDVRVEVLGEGVLAEETRVVRALVRAA
- a CDS encoding protein jag; translated protein: MMNTTPATHTEEPTEAELEREGDIAADFLEGLLDIADIEGDLTLDVRAGRAYVSVESDDESLHRLADPDTVQALQELTRLAVQSETGRFSRLILDIGGSRETRQRQLEKLVDAAVAKLDEGASQASLPAMSSYERKLVHDVVAARGLVSESYGEGADRHTVIRRG